A single genomic interval of Oryza sativa Japonica Group chromosome 7, ASM3414082v1 harbors:
- the LOC4344235 gene encoding potassium transporter 7 isoform 1 (isoform 1 is encoded by transcript variant 1) — translation MDAETGPAAPQDQWKSYCRTISLLAFQSFGVVYGDLSTSPLYVYKSAFSGRLNNYRDETTIFGLFSLIFWTLTLLPLLKYVIIVLNADDNGEGGTFALYSLLCRHAKFSLLPNQQSADEELSTYYQPGVGGIISSPLKRFLEKHRKLRTCLLLFVLFGACMVIGDGVFTPAISVLSAISGLKDPGPGGIPDGWVVFIACIVLVGLFALQHRGTHRVAFMFAPIVVVWLLSIGVIGLYNIIHWNHRIFLALSPHYVIKFFKMTGKDGWLSLGGVLLAITGTEAMFADLGHFTAASIRLAFVGAIYPCLVLQYMGQAAFLSRNMSAVEDSFYQSVPRSLFWPVFVIATLAAVVGSQSIISATFSIVKQCLSLGCFPRVKVVHTSRWIHGQIYIPEINWILMVLCLAVTLGFRDTTVIGNAYGLACIVVMFVTTWLMALVIIFVWQKNILLALLFVVAFGSIEVVYLSAAVTKVPQGGWAPIVFAFVFMLVMYVWHYGSRRKYLFDLQNKVSMKWILTLGPSLGIVRVPGIGLIYTELVTGVPSIFSHFVTNLPAFHQVLVFVCVKSVPVPFVPEDERYLIGRIGPREYRMYRCIVRYGYKDVQKDDENFENHLVMSIAKFIQMEAEEAASSGSYESSEGRMAVIHTEDTTGTGLVMRDSNNEASGTSLTRSSRSETLRSLQSIYEQESGSLSRRRRVRFEIAEEERIDPQVRDELADLLDAKEAGVTYIIGHSYVKARKNSNFLKTFAIDYAYSFLRKNCRGPAVALHIPHISLVEVGMIYYV, via the exons ATGGACGCAGAGACCGGCCCGGCCGCGCCGCAG GACCAATGGAAAAGTTATTGCAGAACTATCTCTCTGCTAGCATTTCAGAGCTTTGGTGTGGTCTATGGAGACTTGAGTACATCACCCCTGTACGTCTACAAAAGTGCATTTTCTGGGAGGCTGAATAATTACCGTGATGAGACAAccatatttggattgttttcGCTGATATTTTGGACTTTGACACTTCTTCCGTTGCTGAAGTATGTAATAATTGTATTGAACGCAGATGATAATGGGGAAG GTGGAACATTTGCTTTATACTCACTTCTCTGCAGGCATGCAAAGTTCAGCCTGCTTCCAAACCAGCAATCGGCAGACGAAGAGCTTTCAACGTACTATCAGCCTGGAGTTGGTGGCATTATTTCCTCTCCACTCAAAAGATTCCTGGAGAAGCACAGGAAGCTACGGACTTGTTTACTACTTTTTGTTCTGTTTGGCGCATGCATGGTGATAGGTGATGGTGTTTTCACACCTGCTATCTCTG TCTTGTCAGCCATCTCTGGTTTAAAAGACCCTGGCCCAGGAGGAATACCAGATG GTTGGGTGGTGTTCATTGCATGTATTGTGCTTGTTGGCCTGTTTGCACTGCAACACCGAGGAACTCATAGGGTAGCATTTATGTTTGCGCCCATTGTTGTAGTATGGCTGTTGAGTATTGGTGTTATTGGGCTTTATAATATCATCCACTGGAACCACAGAATATTTCTTGCTCTTTCTCCACATTATGTTATAAAGTTCTTCAAGATGACAGGAAAAGATGGTTGGCTTTCTCTTGGAGGAGTACTTCTTGCTATAACAG GTACTGAAGCTATGTTTGCTGATCTTGGCCACTTCACTGCTGCATCTATTAGG TTGGCTTTTGTTGGTGCCATATATCCCTGTCTTGTGCTGCAATACATGGGGCAGGCTGCATTTCTTTCCAGAAACATGTCAGCTGTAGAAGATAGCTTTTACCAATCTGTACCAA GATCCCTGTTTTGGCCAGTGTTTGTCATTGCAACTCTTGCAGCGGTTGTGGGCAGCCAGTCTATCATATCTGCTACCTTTTCAATTGTTAAGCAGTGTCTTTCTTTGGGATGTTTTCCACGGGTTAAGGTCGTGCATACATCAAGGTGGATCCATGGTCAGATTTACATACCTGAGATTAATTGGATTCTGATGGTTCTTTGTCTTGCTGTGACACTTGGTTTCCGAGACACGACAGTTATTGGAAATGCTTACG GTCTTGCGTGTATCGTTGTGATGTTTGTTACCACCTGGTTGATGGCATTGGTTATCATATTTGTGTGGCAAAAAAACATCCTGCTCGCCTTGTTATTTGTCGTGGCGTTTGGGTCAATCGAAGTGGTGTACCTGTCGGCAGCAGTCACTAAAGTTCCTCAGGGAGGATGGGCACCAATCGTATTTGCCTTCGTGTTCATGCTCGTCATGTACGTATGGCACTACGGCTCTCGGAGGAAGTACCTGTTTGATCTCCAGAACAAGGTCTCAATGAAATGGATCCTGACACTTGGTCCGAGCCTTGGGATCGTTCGGGTGCCTGGAATCGGTCTCATCTACACAGAGCTGGTCACCGGGGTGCCTTCCATCTTCTCGCACTTTGTCACCAACCTGCCTGCTTTCCATCAGGTTCTGGTCTTCGTTTGCGTCAAGTCCGTACCTGTGCCGTTCGTTCCAGAGGACGAACGGTACCTCATTGGACGGATCGGCCCCAGGGAATACCGTATGTACCGGTGCATCGTGAGGTATGGCTACAAAGATGTGCAGAAAGATGACGAGAACTTTGAGAACCACTTGGTGATGAGCATTGCCAAGTTCATCCAAATGGAAGCCGAGGAGGCAGCCTCCTCTGGGAGCTACGAATCTTCGGAAGGGAGGATGGCTGTCATACACACAGAGGACACAACCGGCACCGGTCTGGTGATGAGGGACTCCAATAACGAGGCTTCAGGCACGTCCCTGACAAGGAGCAGCAGGTCGGAGACGCTCCGGAGCCTCCAGTCCATCTACGAGCAGGAGTCCGGTAGTCTCAGCCGGCGTCGCAGAGTCCGTTTTGAGAttgcggaggaggagcggatcGACCCCCAGGTGCGGGACGAGCTGGCTGATCTCCTGGACGCCAAGGAGGCCGGCGTGACTTACATCATCGGCCACTCCTACGTGAAGGCAAGGAAGAACTCCAACTTCCTCAAGACGTTCGCCATCGACTACGCTTACTCGTTCCTCCGCAAGAACTGCAGGGGTCCCGCGGTGGCGCTGCACATACCCCACATTAGCCTCGTCGAAGTCGGCATGATCTACTATGTCTAA
- the LOC4344235 gene encoding potassium transporter 7 isoform 2 (isoform 2 is encoded by transcript variant 2) produces the protein MPSYQYLLSLLFYILDCTDRFSVIVTIHNHRVGVLMIVLLQDQWKSYCRTISLLAFQSFGVVYGDLSTSPLYVYKSAFSGRLNNYRDETTIFGLFSLIFWTLTLLPLLKYVIIVLNADDNGEGGTFALYSLLCRHAKFSLLPNQQSADEELSTYYQPGVGGIISSPLKRFLEKHRKLRTCLLLFVLFGACMVIGDGVFTPAISVLSAISGLKDPGPGGIPDGWVVFIACIVLVGLFALQHRGTHRVAFMFAPIVVVWLLSIGVIGLYNIIHWNHRIFLALSPHYVIKFFKMTGKDGWLSLGGVLLAITGTEAMFADLGHFTAASIRLAFVGAIYPCLVLQYMGQAAFLSRNMSAVEDSFYQSVPRSLFWPVFVIATLAAVVGSQSIISATFSIVKQCLSLGCFPRVKVVHTSRWIHGQIYIPEINWILMVLCLAVTLGFRDTTVIGNAYGLACIVVMFVTTWLMALVIIFVWQKNILLALLFVVAFGSIEVVYLSAAVTKVPQGGWAPIVFAFVFMLVMYVWHYGSRRKYLFDLQNKVSMKWILTLGPSLGIVRVPGIGLIYTELVTGVPSIFSHFVTNLPAFHQVLVFVCVKSVPVPFVPEDERYLIGRIGPREYRMYRCIVRYGYKDVQKDDENFENHLVMSIAKFIQMEAEEAASSGSYESSEGRMAVIHTEDTTGTGLVMRDSNNEASGTSLTRSSRSETLRSLQSIYEQESGSLSRRRRVRFEIAEEERIDPQVRDELADLLDAKEAGVTYIIGHSYVKARKNSNFLKTFAIDYAYSFLRKNCRGPAVALHIPHISLVEVGMIYYV, from the exons ATGCCCAGCTACCAATATCTGCTTTCTCTCTTGTTTTACATACTGGACTGTACTGATCGGTTCTCAGTAATAGTTACTATTCACAATCACAGGGTCGGCGTACTGATGATTGTGCTTTTGCAGGACCAATGGAAAAGTTATTGCAGAACTATCTCTCTGCTAGCATTTCAGAGCTTTGGTGTGGTCTATGGAGACTTGAGTACATCACCCCTGTACGTCTACAAAAGTGCATTTTCTGGGAGGCTGAATAATTACCGTGATGAGACAAccatatttggattgttttcGCTGATATTTTGGACTTTGACACTTCTTCCGTTGCTGAAGTATGTAATAATTGTATTGAACGCAGATGATAATGGGGAAG GTGGAACATTTGCTTTATACTCACTTCTCTGCAGGCATGCAAAGTTCAGCCTGCTTCCAAACCAGCAATCGGCAGACGAAGAGCTTTCAACGTACTATCAGCCTGGAGTTGGTGGCATTATTTCCTCTCCACTCAAAAGATTCCTGGAGAAGCACAGGAAGCTACGGACTTGTTTACTACTTTTTGTTCTGTTTGGCGCATGCATGGTGATAGGTGATGGTGTTTTCACACCTGCTATCTCTG TCTTGTCAGCCATCTCTGGTTTAAAAGACCCTGGCCCAGGAGGAATACCAGATG GTTGGGTGGTGTTCATTGCATGTATTGTGCTTGTTGGCCTGTTTGCACTGCAACACCGAGGAACTCATAGGGTAGCATTTATGTTTGCGCCCATTGTTGTAGTATGGCTGTTGAGTATTGGTGTTATTGGGCTTTATAATATCATCCACTGGAACCACAGAATATTTCTTGCTCTTTCTCCACATTATGTTATAAAGTTCTTCAAGATGACAGGAAAAGATGGTTGGCTTTCTCTTGGAGGAGTACTTCTTGCTATAACAG GTACTGAAGCTATGTTTGCTGATCTTGGCCACTTCACTGCTGCATCTATTAGG TTGGCTTTTGTTGGTGCCATATATCCCTGTCTTGTGCTGCAATACATGGGGCAGGCTGCATTTCTTTCCAGAAACATGTCAGCTGTAGAAGATAGCTTTTACCAATCTGTACCAA GATCCCTGTTTTGGCCAGTGTTTGTCATTGCAACTCTTGCAGCGGTTGTGGGCAGCCAGTCTATCATATCTGCTACCTTTTCAATTGTTAAGCAGTGTCTTTCTTTGGGATGTTTTCCACGGGTTAAGGTCGTGCATACATCAAGGTGGATCCATGGTCAGATTTACATACCTGAGATTAATTGGATTCTGATGGTTCTTTGTCTTGCTGTGACACTTGGTTTCCGAGACACGACAGTTATTGGAAATGCTTACG GTCTTGCGTGTATCGTTGTGATGTTTGTTACCACCTGGTTGATGGCATTGGTTATCATATTTGTGTGGCAAAAAAACATCCTGCTCGCCTTGTTATTTGTCGTGGCGTTTGGGTCAATCGAAGTGGTGTACCTGTCGGCAGCAGTCACTAAAGTTCCTCAGGGAGGATGGGCACCAATCGTATTTGCCTTCGTGTTCATGCTCGTCATGTACGTATGGCACTACGGCTCTCGGAGGAAGTACCTGTTTGATCTCCAGAACAAGGTCTCAATGAAATGGATCCTGACACTTGGTCCGAGCCTTGGGATCGTTCGGGTGCCTGGAATCGGTCTCATCTACACAGAGCTGGTCACCGGGGTGCCTTCCATCTTCTCGCACTTTGTCACCAACCTGCCTGCTTTCCATCAGGTTCTGGTCTTCGTTTGCGTCAAGTCCGTACCTGTGCCGTTCGTTCCAGAGGACGAACGGTACCTCATTGGACGGATCGGCCCCAGGGAATACCGTATGTACCGGTGCATCGTGAGGTATGGCTACAAAGATGTGCAGAAAGATGACGAGAACTTTGAGAACCACTTGGTGATGAGCATTGCCAAGTTCATCCAAATGGAAGCCGAGGAGGCAGCCTCCTCTGGGAGCTACGAATCTTCGGAAGGGAGGATGGCTGTCATACACACAGAGGACACAACCGGCACCGGTCTGGTGATGAGGGACTCCAATAACGAGGCTTCAGGCACGTCCCTGACAAGGAGCAGCAGGTCGGAGACGCTCCGGAGCCTCCAGTCCATCTACGAGCAGGAGTCCGGTAGTCTCAGCCGGCGTCGCAGAGTCCGTTTTGAGAttgcggaggaggagcggatcGACCCCCAGGTGCGGGACGAGCTGGCTGATCTCCTGGACGCCAAGGAGGCCGGCGTGACTTACATCATCGGCCACTCCTACGTGAAGGCAAGGAAGAACTCCAACTTCCTCAAGACGTTCGCCATCGACTACGCTTACTCGTTCCTCCGCAAGAACTGCAGGGGTCCCGCGGTGGCGCTGCACATACCCCACATTAGCCTCGTCGAAGTCGGCATGATCTACTATGTCTAA